In the Piscinibacter sp. XHJ-5 genome, one interval contains:
- a CDS encoding TRAP transporter large permease subunit yields MTAAVFTISLLGAMGLGLPIAFALLICGGALMVAQGQIDTTIFSQKLVEGADSFPLLAIPFFMLAGELMNAGGISKRIVAFALAWVGHLRGGLGIVAIFAAVVMAAISGSAAADTAALGALLIPMMRKAGYDVPRASGLIAAGGVIAPVIPPSIGLIVFGVIANVSIGKLFLAGIFPGLMMGLSLLITWLWVARKDQVQVLPRQGMAERMRAGVDGIWALLMPAGIIGGLKFGVFTPTEAGVAACVYAFVVGAFVYRELPLRQLYPLLVAAAKSTAVVVFLIAAALVSGWLITTSDVPNQVAAMLTPFMGSPTLLMLVIMVIVVIVGTALDFAPTLMILTPVLMPIVKQAGIDPVYFGVLFIMNNAIGLITPPVGIVLNVICGVSKISMSELMKGLWPFLWAELAVLLLLVLFPSLVLVPLKWMS; encoded by the coding sequence ATGACCGCCGCGGTGTTCACCATCTCGCTGCTCGGCGCGATGGGACTGGGCCTGCCGATCGCGTTCGCACTGCTGATCTGCGGCGGCGCGCTCATGGTGGCCCAGGGGCAGATCGACACCACCATCTTTTCGCAGAAGCTGGTCGAGGGCGCCGACAGCTTCCCGCTGCTCGCGATCCCGTTCTTCATGCTGGCCGGCGAGCTGATGAACGCCGGAGGCATCTCCAAGCGCATCGTCGCCTTCGCGCTCGCCTGGGTGGGCCACCTGCGCGGCGGCCTGGGCATCGTGGCCATCTTCGCGGCCGTGGTGATGGCTGCCATCTCCGGCAGCGCGGCCGCCGACACCGCCGCCCTCGGCGCCTTGCTGATCCCGATGATGCGCAAGGCCGGCTACGACGTGCCGCGCGCCTCGGGGCTGATCGCCGCCGGCGGCGTGATCGCGCCGGTGATCCCGCCGTCGATCGGCCTCATCGTGTTCGGCGTGATCGCCAACGTCTCCATCGGCAAGCTGTTCCTGGCGGGCATCTTCCCCGGCCTGATGATGGGCCTGTCGCTGCTGATCACCTGGCTCTGGGTGGCCCGCAAGGACCAGGTGCAGGTGCTGCCGCGCCAGGGCATGGCCGAGCGCATGCGTGCCGGCGTCGACGGGATCTGGGCGCTGCTGATGCCGGCCGGCATCATCGGCGGCCTGAAGTTCGGCGTGTTCACGCCCACCGAAGCCGGCGTGGCCGCCTGCGTCTACGCCTTCGTCGTCGGCGCCTTCGTCTACCGCGAGCTGCCGCTGCGCCAGCTCTATCCGCTGCTGGTCGCGGCCGCCAAGAGCACCGCCGTCGTCGTCTTCCTGATCGCCGCGGCGCTGGTGTCCGGCTGGCTGATCACGACCTCCGACGTGCCGAACCAGGTGGCCGCGATGCTCACGCCCTTCATGGGCAGCCCGACGCTGCTCATGCTGGTGATCATGGTCATCGTGGTCATCGTCGGCACCGCGCTCGACTTCGCGCCGACGCTGATGATCCTCACGCCGGTGCTGATGCCCATCGTCAAGCAGGCCGGCATCGACCCCGTGTACTTCGGCGTGCTGTTCATCATGAACAACGCCATCGGCCTCATCACGCCGCCGGTGGGCATCGTGCTCAACGTCATCTGCGGGGTTTCCAAGATCTCGATGAGCGAGC